The following nucleotide sequence is from Thermostaphylospora chromogena.
CTCACGATCACGCTGGGGCGGAACCGCAGCCGCGACAACGGCGCGGGGCTCTCCTCGCCGTGCGCGGCCGCCTCCTCGGCCACCCAGTCGTCCAGGGCGCGTGCCGACGACTCGGAGATGAGCAGGAGCGGCGCGTCCCAGGCGAAGCTCACCACCTCGCCCGGAAGCCCGCCGTGGGCCGGGTCGATCGACCTTCGCGTGGGGTCGTCCAGCCACACCAGCCGGGCCGGGCGTTCCAGCAGCTTGGTGAACCAGGCGTGCGCCGTGTCGTCGGCGAGCACCGCCTTGTCCAGGCCGGTGAAGCCGACCGGCGTGGCCGGACCCGTGGCGGGCGGCACGGTCAGCGGTTCCATCCCCGGCGCCGCGAGCTGCAGACCGCCTTCGGGAGTGGAGTGCGCGACGACGGAGGCCAGCCGTGGGAACTCGCCCAGCCACAGGTTGTCGCCGTGCTCGTCGACGACCGCCCACCGGCGGTCCCCGTCCAGGCCCCACGGGTGGACGAACGCCTCCGTCAGCGCCTGCCCTTTTCCCGATTTGAGCGGATAAATATTGATTTGATCAAGGATCATGTCCGCAGCCTAGGCGAACCGGGCCCGCCGTCATAGAGGCGCGTGGTCGGCGGGCCGGGCGCCCGACCCGATCGGAGGGAGCATCGGCCGAGGAGCGTTCCCGGGGGAGCACGCGCAGGCCACCCCGTCCGCGTGACGGGGTGGCGTCGGCATCGATCCGCGATCGTGCCGTGCCGGAGGCGGGATCTGGCGAGGCCCGGTGGCGGAACCCGGCGAGCGGAACTCTCCCGGATGCAGCACCCGGCTTCAGCCGTGGGGCCGGCCCGCCCCTTCGGGACTTCCGGCGGCGACCCGGGTCGCGTAGCGTCTGCGGAGGGCTGTCATCTCGCGACCGAACGGCGGACATCGTGCGCCCGGTGCCCCGCGTACCGGTGAGGTCGTGCCCGGCGGCCGGATCGCAGCGCCTGCCGACCCTCATCGGTGAGGTTGCGGAGGAGAAGGGCATGACTGATGGGGACGGCGGTCATGCCCGATCACGTCCATCCGCTGACCGAGGCCGATCCGCGATACGACCGCAACGCGGGTGCGAACGCCGCCGAGAAAGAAATTCTCGCCGCCTGCGGTGACCGGGGCGGGAAGAATTCGCCGCTGAGCGGTCTGCGAGACGTCGGCCACTCATCGCGGTCGTGGCCCAGGTGCGGATCAGCCGCGGAATCCCCGCCGTCAAGCACAGGAAGCCGAGAAAGGTTTACAGGCCGGTACCAGGATGGGAGACATGACCGCCGACAAAGTGCTGGGTGACGCGATACGGGCCGTGCAGCGGGATATGGAGGCCACCGGTCTCCCCGGACGGCTCGGTTTCGCCGTCCCGGACTGGGACGACCTCGGCTACTTGCGTGTCGAGTACCAGGGGCAATATTCCGGCTCGGGGCTGCGCGGTGAGGAAAAGCATGAGCCGGTCACCGCCCTCGTGCTGATCGCCGACCTCGCCCAGGAGGTGATCGCCGAGCAGGAATGGAGGACCTGGCCGACCTGCCCGGAGCACTCGCTCGGACTGCATCCGAAGCGGGTAGACCAGGCAGCGCTCTGGATGTGCGAAGGCGCGGGCGGGCACCCCGTGGCCGCGATCGGAGAACTGGCGTGACGTAGCCCGACGCCGGGACCGGCGCGTCCACCGGTCCCCACCGGGTGCCCCGACGCCGCTGGAACACCCGGATTGAACCGGCCGGATGCCGTCTTCGATAATCTCGGGGAGCGGACATAATCGCAATGACCGCATGGCGGCCAGGGAATGTTCGTCCATGCAGTGGAGAACGCGTTCACGGGGGAACGTCGATTCGGAAATGCGGCTTCACCGAACTTGTGATGTCGGCTCCCGGCGGAATCGGCATGCTTCGACGAGGTGTCGAAGGGTGAATGGCGGCGTTCCGTAATCTTGCATCAGAGTAGCGTAACGCTGATTTACATTTTCTTTCGTCCTTCGTTCTTAGTATGCGAAGCGCTTCGAACCGCGAGGGATGGAGACCCTTTGCTGCGTATCTTCTTCACGCACGAGGATCTGGCCAAAATGAGGGTGGCGACCACGTGCGACCCTTTCTGGGAGATCGTCTTCAGCCTGCACCGGCTCCAGGGGCGTCCGGGCCGCTGGGCGTACGCGGGGTGGAT
It contains:
- a CDS encoding MOSC domain-containing protein, encoding MILDQINIYPLKSGKGQALTEAFVHPWGLDGDRRWAVVDEHGDNLWLGEFPRLASVVAHSTPEGGLQLAAPGMEPLTVPPATGPATPVGFTGLDKAVLADDTAHAWFTKLLERPARLVWLDDPTRRSIDPAHGGLPGEVVSFAWDAPLLLISESSARALDDWVAEEAAAHGEESPAPLSRLRFRPSVIVSGAEAFAEDGWREVRIGAVPFRVSELCDRCAVTTIDPETQVKGKEPLRTLAKRRKWDGKTWFGIRLVPRETGRIKVGDPVSAR